A genomic region of Pseudomonas abietaniphila contains the following coding sequences:
- the purL gene encoding phosphoribosylformylglycinamidine synthase yields the protein MLILRGAPALSAFRHKKLLEQLNDKVPAVSGLYAEFAHFAEVAGVLTEDEQQVLARLLKYGPSVPVQEPRGRLFLVLPRFGTISPWSSKATDIARNCSLTKIQRLERGIAFYVEGQFSEAEAQIIADLLHDRMTQLVLSALEEAAGLFSHAEPKPLTAVDVLGGGRAALEKANVELGLALAEDEIDYLVNAFTGLKRNPHDIELMMFAQANSEHCRHKIFNASWDIDGQSQEKSLFGMIKNTYQMHNEGVLSAYKDNASVIVGSVAGRFFPNPETRQYGAVQEPVHILMKVETHNHPTAIAPFPGASTGSGGEIRDEGATGRGAKPKAGLTGFTVSNLNIPGFEQPWEKPYGKPERIVTPLDIMIEGPLGGAAFNNEFGRPALTGYFRTFEQSINTPHGEEVRGYHKPIMLAGGMGNIRAEHVQKGEITVGAKLIVLGGPAMLIGLGGGAASSMATGTSSADLDFASVQRENPEMERRCQEVIDRCWQLGDKNPIAFIHDVGAGGLSNAFPELVNDGGRGGRFELRNVPNDEPGMAPLEIWSNESQERYVLAVSAPDFERFKAICERERCPFAVVGEATEEPQLTVTDSHFGNSPVDMPLEVLLGKAPRMHRSANREAELGDDFDPSTLDLEESVQRVLHHPAVASKNFLITIGDRSITGLVNRDQMVGPWQVPVADVAVTATSFDVYTGEAMAMGERTPLALLDAPASGRMAIGETLTNIAASRIGKISDIKLSANWMSAAGHPGEDARLYDTVKAVGMELCPELGITIPVGKDSMSMKTRWSDEGAEKTVTSPMSLIVTGFAPVTDIRGTLTPQLRMDKGLTDLILIDLGRGQNRMGASILAQTHGKLGKAAPDVDDAEDLKAFFAVIQGLNADGHLLAYHDRSDGGLMTTVLEMAFAGHCGLNLQLDTLTGKREKVAAILFNEELGAVIQVRHDATPLVLAQFSAAGLGDDCVAVIGQPVNNSEVTISLNEEELFKGDRRLLQRQWSETSYQIQRLRDNADCADQEFDALLEEDNPGLSVKLGYDVNDDIAAPYIKKGVRPQVAVLREQGVNGQVEMAAAFDRAGFASVDVHMSDILAGRVDLNEFKGLVACGGFSYGDVLGAGEGWAKSALFNSRARDAFQGFFERTDSFALGVCNGCQMMSNLHELIPGSEFWPHFVRNRSEQFEARVAMVEIQKSASIFLQGMAGSRMPIAIAHGEGHAEFKSPEALLESDLSGTVAMRFVDNHGKVTETYPANPNGSPRGITGLTTRDGRVTIMMPHPERVFRAVNNSWRPDEWSEDGAWMRMFRNARVWVN from the coding sequence ATGTTGATCTTGCGTGGTGCTCCCGCCCTTTCCGCCTTCCGCCACAAGAAATTACTTGAGCAGCTGAACGATAAAGTTCCGGCTGTGAGTGGCCTGTACGCTGAATTCGCTCACTTCGCTGAGGTTGCCGGCGTCCTGACAGAGGATGAGCAGCAAGTCCTTGCCCGTCTGTTGAAATACGGCCCGAGCGTGCCGGTTCAAGAGCCTCGTGGCCGTCTGTTCCTGGTGCTGCCGCGTTTCGGCACCATCTCGCCGTGGTCGAGCAAGGCCACCGACATCGCCCGCAATTGCAGCCTGACCAAGATCCAGCGTCTTGAGCGTGGCATTGCCTTCTATGTAGAAGGTCAGTTCAGCGAAGCCGAAGCACAGATCATCGCCGACCTCCTGCACGACCGCATGACCCAACTGGTCCTGAGCGCGCTGGAAGAGGCAGCAGGCTTGTTCAGCCACGCCGAGCCCAAGCCGCTGACCGCAGTCGATGTGCTGGGTGGCGGCCGCGCCGCGCTGGAAAAAGCCAACGTCGAGCTGGGCCTGGCCCTGGCCGAAGACGAAATCGATTATCTGGTCAACGCCTTCACCGGCCTGAAGCGCAATCCGCACGACATCGAACTGATGATGTTCGCCCAGGCGAACTCCGAGCACTGCCGCCACAAGATCTTCAACGCCAGTTGGGACATCGATGGTCAGAGCCAGGAAAAAAGCCTGTTCGGGATGATCAAGAACACCTACCAGATGCACAACGAAGGCGTTCTGTCCGCTTACAAGGACAACGCATCGGTCATCGTCGGCAGCGTGGCGGGTCGTTTCTTCCCGAACCCTGAAACCCGCCAGTACGGTGCGGTGCAGGAGCCGGTGCACATCCTGATGAAGGTCGAGACGCACAACCACCCGACCGCGATCGCTCCGTTCCCGGGCGCCTCCACCGGTTCCGGTGGCGAGATCCGCGACGAAGGTGCGACCGGGCGTGGCGCCAAGCCGAAGGCTGGCCTGACGGGCTTCACCGTTTCCAACCTGAACATCCCGGGTTTCGAACAGCCTTGGGAAAAGCCATACGGCAAGCCTGAGCGCATCGTCACCCCGCTGGACATCATGATCGAAGGCCCGCTGGGCGGCGCTGCGTTCAACAACGAATTCGGTCGTCCGGCGCTGACCGGTTACTTCCGGACGTTCGAGCAGTCGATCAACACCCCGCACGGCGAAGAAGTCCGTGGTTATCACAAGCCGATCATGCTGGCGGGCGGTATGGGCAACATCCGTGCAGAGCACGTGCAGAAGGGCGAAATCACGGTCGGCGCCAAGCTGATTGTGCTGGGTGGCCCGGCGATGCTGATTGGTCTGGGTGGCGGCGCGGCTTCCTCCATGGCGACCGGCACCAGCTCGGCTGATCTGGACTTCGCATCGGTTCAGCGGGAAAACCCTGAAATGGAGCGTCGTTGCCAGGAAGTGATCGACCGCTGCTGGCAGCTGGGCGACAAGAACCCGATCGCGTTCATTCACGACGTCGGTGCGGGTGGTCTGTCCAACGCCTTCCCAGAGCTGGTCAATGACGGTGGCCGCGGCGGCCGTTTCGAATTGCGCAACGTGCCGAACGACGAGCCAGGCATGGCCCCGCTGGAAATCTGGAGCAACGAGTCCCAGGAACGCTATGTTCTGGCCGTTAGCGCGCCTGATTTCGAACGCTTCAAAGCCATTTGCGAACGCGAGCGTTGCCCGTTTGCGGTCGTCGGTGAAGCCACCGAAGAGCCACAACTGACCGTGACCGACAGCCACTTCGGCAACAGTCCTGTGGACATGCCGCTGGAAGTGCTGCTCGGCAAGGCGCCGCGCATGCACCGTTCGGCGAACCGCGAAGCCGAACTGGGCGACGATTTCGACCCGAGCACCCTCGACCTCGAAGAAAGCGTCCAGCGCGTTCTGCATCACCCGGCCGTGGCGAGCAAGAACTTCCTGATTACCATTGGCGACCGCAGCATCACCGGTCTGGTCAATCGCGATCAGATGGTCGGCCCTTGGCAAGTGCCTGTGGCTGACGTGGCTGTCACCGCGACCAGCTTTGACGTTTACACCGGTGAAGCCATGGCCATGGGCGAGCGCACGCCGCTGGCACTGCTGGACGCGCCAGCGTCCGGTCGCATGGCGATCGGCGAGACCCTGACCAACATCGCGGCCTCGCGCATCGGCAAGATTTCCGACATCAAACTGTCGGCTAACTGGATGTCCGCAGCCGGTCACCCGGGCGAAGACGCTCGGTTGTACGACACCGTGAAAGCGGTCGGCATGGAATTGTGCCCTGAGCTGGGCATCACCATTCCGGTGGGCAAGGACTCCATGTCCATGAAAACCCGCTGGAGCGATGAAGGCGCGGAAAAAACCGTCACCTCGCCGATGTCGCTGATCGTCACCGGCTTCGCGCCGGTCACCGACATTCGTGGCACCCTGACCCCGCAACTGCGTATGGACAAGGGCCTGACCGACCTGATCCTGATCGATCTGGGCCGCGGCCAGAACCGTATGGGTGCGTCGATTCTGGCGCAGACCCACGGCAAGCTCGGCAAGGCTGCACCGGACGTCGATGACGCTGAAGACCTGAAGGCGTTCTTCGCCGTGATTCAGGGCCTGAACGCCGACGGCCACCTGCTGGCTTATCACGACCGTTCTGACGGCGGTCTGATGACCACCGTGCTGGAAATGGCGTTCGCCGGTCACTGCGGTCTGAACCTGCAACTCGACACCCTGACCGGCAAGCGTGAAAAAGTCGCGGCCATCCTCTTCAACGAAGAGCTGGGTGCGGTGATTCAGGTACGTCATGACGCCACCCCGCTGGTGCTTGCACAGTTCAGCGCTGCCGGCCTGGGCGATGACTGCGTTGCGGTCATCGGTCAGCCAGTGAACAACAGCGAAGTGACCATCAGCCTGAATGAAGAAGAGCTGTTCAAGGGTGATCGTCGTCTGCTGCAACGTCAGTGGAGCGAAACCAGCTACCAGATCCAGCGTCTGCGTGATAACGCTGACTGCGCCGATCAGGAATTCGATGCGCTGCTGGAAGAAGACAACCCGGGCCTGAGCGTCAAGCTGGGCTACGACGTCAACGACGACATCGCTGCGCCTTACATCAAGAAAGGCGTGCGCCCACAAGTGGCGGTCCTGCGTGAGCAAGGTGTGAACGGTCAGGTCGAGATGGCGGCTGCGTTCGACCGCGCCGGTTTCGCTTCGGTTGACGTGCACATGAGCGACATCCTCGCGGGTCGTGTCGATCTGAACGAGTTCAAAGGTCTGGTCGCCTGTGGCGGCTTCTCCTACGGCGACGTGCTGGGCGCCGGTGAAGGCTGGGCCAAATCGGCCCTGTTCAACAGCCGCGCCCGTGATGCCTTCCAGGGCTTCTTCGAGCGCACCGACAGCTTCGCGCTGGGCGTGTGCAACGGTTGCCAGATGATGTCCAACCTGCACGAGCTGATTCCGGGCAGCGAGTTCTGGCCACACTTCGTTCGCAACCGCTCCGAGCAGTTCGAAGCGCGCGTGGCGATGGTTGAGATCCAGAAGTCGGCGTCGATCTTCCTGCAGGGCATGGCCGGTTCGCGCATGCCGATCGCCATCGCTCACGGTGAAGGTCACGCGGAGTTCAAGTCGCCTGAGGCTCTGCTCGAAAGCGATCTGTCCGGCACCGTGGCAATGCGTTTCGTCGACAACCACGGCAAGGTCACCGAAACCTATCCGGCCAACCCGAACGGCTCGCCGCGCGGTATCACCGGCCTGACCACCCGCGACGGTCGCGTCACCATCATGATGCCGCACCCTGAGCGCGTGTTCCGTGCGGTGAACAACTCGTGGCGTCCGGACGAGTGGAGCGAGGACGGTGCGTGGATGCGTATGTTCCGCAACGCTCGTGTGTGGGTTAACTGA
- a CDS encoding CoA pyrophosphatase — translation MLDELLGRISSHTPGTLETDKRFPEAAVLLPITRSAEPELVLTLRASSLSTHGGEVAFPGGRRDPEDPDLIFTALREAEEEIGLPPGLVEIVGPLSPLISKHGIKVTPYVGVIPDFVEYRPNDGEIAAVFSVPLEFFRQDAREHTHRIDYQGRSWYVPSYRFGEYKIWGLTAIMIVELMNVLFDSNISLNHPPKRSIIHTLKS, via the coding sequence ATGCTGGACGAGCTACTTGGCCGAATAAGCAGCCACACGCCGGGCACTCTGGAAACGGACAAACGCTTTCCCGAGGCGGCGGTGTTATTGCCCATCACCCGCAGTGCTGAACCTGAACTGGTCTTGACTCTGCGTGCCAGCAGTCTGTCGACGCATGGTGGCGAAGTGGCGTTTCCGGGCGGTCGGCGTGACCCGGAAGACCCGGACCTGATCTTCACGGCGCTGCGCGAGGCCGAAGAAGAAATCGGCCTGCCGCCTGGGCTGGTCGAGATCGTTGGCCCTCTCAGTCCGCTGATCTCCAAGCATGGGATCAAAGTCACGCCGTACGTGGGCGTGATCCCCGACTTCGTCGAATACCGTCCCAACGACGGCGAAATTGCCGCCGTGTTCAGTGTTCCGCTGGAGTTCTTCCGTCAGGATGCCCGCGAGCACACCCACCGCATCGACTATCAGGGCCGCAGTTGGTACGTGCCGAGTTACCGTTTCGGTGAGTACAAGATCTGGGGGCTGACGGCCATCATGATCGTCGAGCTGATGAACGTGCTGTTCGACAGCAATATCAGCCTCAACCATCCGCCCAAGCGCTCGATCATTCACACCTTGAAGTCCTGA
- a CDS encoding NUDIX hydrolase: protein MKFCSQCGEQVIQRIPEGDSRPRYVCEHCHTIHYQNPNIVAGVLPVWDNKVLLCRRAIEPRLGYWTLPAGFMENGESVEQAARRETVEEACALLEDLHLYAMIDVPHISQVHIFYRANMASADFAAGVESLEVKLFDEADIPWSELAFHTVRRTLECFFIDRRHQEFPVHTDCLSVSPPLKTT from the coding sequence ATGAAATTCTGCAGCCAATGCGGCGAACAGGTTATCCAGCGCATTCCCGAGGGCGACAGCCGCCCCCGCTACGTGTGCGAACACTGCCACACGATTCATTACCAGAACCCGAATATTGTCGCCGGCGTGCTACCGGTCTGGGACAACAAGGTCTTGCTGTGCCGACGCGCCATCGAACCGCGCCTGGGTTACTGGACGCTGCCGGCCGGCTTCATGGAGAACGGCGAAAGCGTGGAACAGGCCGCCCGACGTGAAACCGTCGAGGAAGCCTGCGCCCTTCTGGAAGACCTGCACCTGTACGCAATGATCGATGTGCCGCACATCAGTCAGGTGCACATCTTCTATCGGGCCAACATGGCCAGCGCGGATTTCGCCGCAGGCGTTGAAAGCCTTGAGGTGAAGCTGTTCGATGAAGCCGACATTCCATGGTCAGAGCTGGCTTTCCACACGGTTCGACGTACCCTAGAATGCTTCTTTATCGACCGGCGGCATCAAGAATTCCCGGTGCATACCGATTGCCTTTCTGTCTCTCCCCCTCTTAAAACCACTTGA
- a CDS encoding L,D-transpeptidase family protein codes for MRVLLAVLCLSFVPLSQAAFTQTIVPKGSEQKFIGGKVVDTQDISERSIDKILVLKSAHQLQLMSKGEALKTYRISLGKAPKGPKLQEGDQRTPEGFYWLDYRKTSDAYNLSLHISYPNISDSARARREGVNPGSMIMIHGTPVSEDYPEWYFQTLDWTNGCIAMKNSDIREVWDLVKDGTMIEIRP; via the coding sequence ATGCGTGTGTTGCTTGCCGTTCTATGTCTGTCGTTCGTTCCGCTGTCGCAGGCGGCGTTCACTCAGACCATCGTCCCTAAAGGGAGTGAGCAGAAGTTCATCGGCGGAAAGGTCGTGGACACGCAGGACATCTCCGAGCGCAGCATCGACAAGATTCTGGTGCTCAAGTCCGCGCATCAGCTGCAGTTGATGAGCAAAGGCGAGGCGCTTAAAACGTATCGCATCTCACTGGGCAAGGCACCCAAGGGGCCGAAACTGCAGGAAGGTGATCAACGCACGCCTGAAGGTTTCTACTGGCTGGACTACCGCAAGACCAGCGACGCCTACAACCTGTCGCTGCACATTTCCTACCCCAACATCTCCGACTCCGCCCGCGCACGCCGCGAGGGTGTGAACCCGGGCAGCATGATCATGATCCACGGCACGCCGGTCAGCGAGGACTACCCCGAGTGGTATTTCCAGACGCTCGACTGGACCAATGGCTGCATCGCCATGAAGAACAGCGACATCCGCGAAGTCTGGGATCTGGTCAAAGACGGCACGATGATCGAGATTCGGCCATAA
- the purT gene encoding formate-dependent phosphoribosylglycinamide formyltransferase: MTQIGTPLSPTATRVLLCGCGELGKEVVIELQRLGVEVIAVDRYANAPAMQVAHRSHVINMLDGAALRAVIEAEKPHYIVPEIEAIATATLVELESEGFTVIPTARAAQLTMNREGIRRLAAEELDLPTSPYHFADTFEDYKKAVEDLGFPCVVKPVMSSSGKGQSLLKTDADVQKAWDYAQEGGRAGKGRVIIEGFIDFDYEITLLTVRHVGGTTFCAPVGHRQEKGDYQESWQPQAMSPIALAESERVAKAVTEALGGRGLFGVELFIKGDQVWFSEVSPRPHDTGLVTLISQDLSQFALHARAILGLPIPLIRQFGPSASAVILVDGKSTQTAFANLEQALSEPDTALRLFGKPEVNGQRRMGVALARDESIEAARAKATRSSIAVKVQL; encoded by the coding sequence ATGACTCAAATCGGAACTCCACTGTCGCCGACCGCGACCCGCGTTTTGCTCTGCGGTTGCGGTGAGCTGGGCAAGGAAGTGGTGATCGAACTGCAACGTCTGGGCGTTGAAGTGATTGCCGTCGACCGTTATGCCAATGCTCCGGCCATGCAGGTCGCGCACCGCAGTCATGTGATCAACATGCTCGACGGCGCTGCGTTGCGTGCCGTGATCGAGGCCGAGAAGCCGCATTACATCGTCCCGGAAATCGAAGCCATTGCCACTGCGACGCTGGTGGAACTGGAGTCCGAAGGCTTCACCGTGATCCCGACCGCGCGTGCCGCACAGCTGACTATGAACCGCGAAGGCATTCGCCGTCTGGCGGCTGAAGAGCTGGACCTGCCGACCTCGCCGTATCACTTTGCCGACACCTTCGAAGACTACAAGAAGGCCGTCGAAGACCTGGGCTTCCCGTGCGTGGTCAAGCCGGTCATGAGCTCGTCAGGCAAGGGCCAGAGCCTGCTGAAAACCGATGCTGACGTTCAGAAGGCGTGGGATTACGCGCAGGAAGGCGGTCGTGCCGGCAAAGGCCGCGTGATCATTGAAGGCTTCATCGACTTCGACTACGAAATCACCCTGCTGACCGTGCGTCACGTCGGCGGCACCACCTTCTGCGCGCCGGTCGGCCACCGTCAGGAGAAGGGCGACTATCAGGAATCCTGGCAGCCGCAAGCCATGAGCCCGATTGCGCTGGCAGAGTCCGAGCGCGTTGCCAAGGCCGTGACCGAAGCACTGGGCGGCCGCGGCCTGTTCGGCGTCGAGCTGTTCATCAAAGGCGATCAAGTCTGGTTCAGCGAAGTGTCCCCGCGTCCACACGACACCGGTCTGGTTACGCTGATCTCTCAAGACCTCTCGCAGTTCGCACTGCACGCTCGCGCGATTCTGGGTCTGCCGATTCCGTTGATCCGCCAGTTCGGCCCGTCGGCCTCGGCGGTGATCCTGGTGGATGGCAAGTCGACTCAGACCGCCTTCGCCAACCTGGAACAAGCCCTGAGCGAGCCAGACACCGCGCTGCGTCTGTTCGGCAAGCCGGAAGTCAACGGTCAGCGCCGCATGGGCGTTGCCCTGGCGCGTGACGAGTCGATCGAAGCGGCCCGCGCCAAAGCGACTCGCTCGTCGATAGCGGTCAAGGTTCAGCTGTAA
- a CDS encoding gamma carbonic anhydrase family protein: MKFRLGDSRVEAHPQSWIAPTATVIGKVRLQANASVWFGAVLRGDNELIDIGENSNVQDGTVMHTDMGSPLTIGKNVTIGHNVMLHGCTVDDNTLIGINSVILNGAKIGKYCIIGANSLIGEGKVIPDGSLVMGSPGKIVRELTDAQKKMLEASAAHYVHNAQRYARDLAPQED, translated from the coding sequence ATGAAATTCCGCCTGGGGGATTCCCGCGTTGAAGCCCACCCGCAAAGCTGGATCGCACCGACCGCCACCGTGATCGGCAAGGTCAGGCTTCAAGCCAACGCTAGCGTCTGGTTCGGCGCCGTGCTGCGCGGGGATAACGAGTTGATCGACATCGGCGAGAACAGCAACGTGCAAGATGGCACGGTCATGCACACCGACATGGGGTCGCCGCTGACCATCGGCAAGAACGTGACCATCGGCCACAACGTCATGCTGCATGGCTGCACCGTCGATGACAACACGCTCATCGGCATCAACTCGGTGATCCTCAACGGCGCGAAGATCGGCAAATACTGCATCATCGGCGCCAATTCGCTGATTGGCGAAGGCAAGGTGATTCCGGATGGCTCGCTGGTGATGGGGTCGCCGGGCAAGATCGTTCGCGAGTTGACCGACGCGCAGAAGAAAATGCTGGAGGCCAGCGCTGCGCATTACGTTCACAATGCACAGCGTTACGCACGCGATCTGGCGCCACAGGAAGACTGA
- a CDS encoding YqfO family protein gives MYKLAFFVPPSHVEQVKRAVFAAGAGRIGAYDCCSWQVLGQGQFRPLDGSQPFIGQTGEVEHVEEWKVELVVDDALIQQAVAALKHSHPYETPAYEVWKLADF, from the coding sequence ATGTACAAGCTCGCTTTCTTCGTTCCACCGAGCCATGTGGAGCAGGTCAAACGCGCAGTGTTCGCCGCCGGTGCGGGGCGAATCGGCGCGTATGACTGCTGCTCATGGCAGGTGCTCGGTCAAGGTCAGTTTCGCCCGCTGGACGGCAGCCAGCCGTTCATTGGGCAAACCGGGGAGGTCGAGCACGTGGAGGAGTGGAAAGTCGAGCTGGTCGTCGACGATGCGTTGATTCAACAGGCGGTGGCGGCGCTCAAGCACAGCCACCCCTATGAAACACCCGCTTATGAAGTGTGGAAACTGGCGGATTTTTGA
- the mltF gene encoding membrane-bound lytic murein transglycosylase MltF — MFSPSDFRPRCAKWLIATGIFLLLGACVEKPNTLERVKEDGVLRVVTRNSPATYFQDRNGETGFEYELVKRFADDLGVELKIETADNLDDLFNQMNKPGGPVLAAAGLVSTENRAKQVRFSHSYLEVTPQVIYRNGQSRPTDPGDLVGKRILVLKGSSHAEQLAALKVKYPGINYEESDQVEVVDLLRMVDEGQIDLTLVDSNELAMNQVYFPNVRVAFDLGDGRDQRWAVALGDDNSLLNEINSFLDKMQKNGMLQRLKDRYYGHVDVLGYVGAYTFAQHLQERLPKYEKHFQAAAKQEQVDWRLLAAIGYQESLWQPAVTSKTGVRGLMMLTQSTAQAMGVSNRLDAKQSIQGGAKYFAYVKDQLEDTIQEPDRTWLALASYNIGTGHLDDARKLAESEGLNPNKWLDVKKMLPRLSQKKWYSKTRYGYARGGEPVSFVANIRRYYDILTWVTQPQLEGSQVAEGNLHVPGVDKTKPPEEKAPL, encoded by the coding sequence ATGTTTTCCCCATCTGATTTCCGCCCACGCTGTGCCAAGTGGCTCATCGCAACCGGAATCTTCCTGCTGCTCGGTGCCTGTGTTGAGAAACCCAACACGCTGGAACGAGTCAAGGAGGATGGCGTCCTGCGCGTCGTCACCCGCAACAGCCCGGCGACCTACTTCCAGGACCGCAACGGTGAAACCGGTTTCGAGTACGAACTGGTCAAGCGTTTCGCCGACGATCTGGGCGTGGAGCTGAAGATCGAAACCGCTGACAACCTTGACGACCTGTTCAATCAGATGAATAAACCCGGTGGTCCCGTGCTGGCCGCCGCCGGTTTGGTCAGCACCGAAAATCGCGCGAAGCAGGTGCGTTTTTCGCACTCTTACCTTGAGGTCACGCCTCAGGTCATCTACCGCAACGGTCAGTCCCGCCCTACCGATCCGGGCGACCTGGTCGGCAAACGCATCCTGGTGCTCAAAGGCAGCAGTCACGCCGAGCAACTGGCAGCGCTGAAGGTCAAGTATCCCGGCATCAACTACGAAGAATCCGATCAAGTCGAAGTCGTTGATCTGCTGCGCATGGTCGATGAAGGCCAGATCGACCTGACACTGGTGGACTCCAACGAACTGGCAATGAACCAGGTCTATTTCCCCAACGTGCGCGTGGCGTTCGATCTGGGCGACGGGCGCGACCAACGCTGGGCCGTGGCGCTGGGCGATGACAACAGCCTGCTGAACGAGATCAATAGCTTTCTCGACAAGATGCAGAAAAACGGCATGCTGCAGCGGCTCAAAGACCGTTATTACGGGCATGTCGACGTACTCGGTTATGTCGGTGCCTACACCTTCGCCCAGCACTTGCAGGAACGCCTGCCGAAATACGAGAAGCACTTCCAGGCCGCCGCCAAACAAGAGCAGGTCGACTGGCGCTTGCTGGCCGCGATCGGCTATCAGGAATCGTTGTGGCAACCGGCCGTGACGTCCAAGACCGGTGTTCGCGGCCTGATGATGCTGACCCAAAGCACCGCGCAAGCGATGGGCGTTTCCAACCGGCTGGATGCCAAGCAAAGCATTCAAGGCGGCGCCAAGTATTTCGCCTACGTAAAGGATCAGCTTGAGGACACCATCCAGGAACCGGATCGCACCTGGCTGGCGCTTGCGTCCTACAACATCGGCACGGGCCACCTCGACGACGCGCGCAAGCTGGCGGAAAGCGAAGGCCTGAACCCGAACAAATGGCTGGACGTGAAGAAGATGCTGCCGCGCCTCTCGCAGAAGAAGTGGTACAGCAAGACGCGCTACGGTTACGCCCGAGGGGGCGAGCCTGTCAGCTTCGTCGCGAACATCCGCCGTTATTACGACATTCTGACATGGGTCACCCAGCCGCAGCTGGAAGGCAGTCAGGTGGCGGAAGGCAACCTGCATGTGCCGGGTGTGGACAAGACCAAGCCGCCGGAAGAAAAAGCCCCGCTCTGA
- a CDS encoding DUF1289 domain-containing protein, translating into MSIDTAQHEKPVRSPCVSICALDEADICVGCQRTVAEITGWSRMSNDERRAVLVLCDDRARASGMMFSVPGSS; encoded by the coding sequence ATGTCCATCGACACTGCACAACACGAGAAACCCGTTCGTTCGCCCTGCGTGAGCATCTGTGCACTGGACGAGGCCGATATCTGCGTCGGCTGCCAGCGTACCGTCGCCGAAATCACCGGCTGGAGTCGCATGAGCAACGACGAGCGGCGCGCGGTACTGGTGCTGTGCGACGACCGCGCCCGGGCCAGCGGGATGATGTTCTCGGTGCCCGGTTCGAGTTGA
- a CDS encoding MFS transporter, with protein MTSTSTYQPSEEREARPANSAARVATASFIGTAIEFYDFYVYATAAALVIGPVFFPQTSSTAQMLSAFLTFGIAFLARPLGSALFGHFGDRIGRKSTLVASLLLMGICTTLIGVLPGYEAIGSWAPILLCVLRFGQGLGLGGEWGGAALLATENAPKGKRAWFGMFPQLGPSIGFLAANGLFLTLAMTLTDEQFRSWGWRVPFLLSAVLVVIGLYVRLKLEETPIFAKAIARHERLKMPIAELFSQYWAPMLLGAASMVVCYALFYISTVFSLSYGVKTLGYSRESFLAMLCFAVLFMALATPLSAWASDRFGRRPVLIIGGVLAILSGFLMQPLLTHGTTWAVTLFLSIELFLMGVTFAPMGAMLPELFPTRVRYTGASAAYNIGGIVGASVAPFFAQQLVEMGGLSWVGGYVSAAALISVIAVLCLKETRHADLDTIR; from the coding sequence ATGACCAGCACTTCCACCTATCAGCCAAGCGAAGAGCGCGAGGCACGTCCTGCCAACTCCGCTGCCCGCGTGGCCACCGCGAGCTTCATCGGCACCGCCATCGAATTCTACGACTTCTACGTCTATGCCACCGCCGCCGCGCTGGTGATCGGACCGGTGTTCTTCCCGCAGACCTCCAGCACCGCACAAATGCTGTCGGCGTTCCTGACCTTCGGTATCGCCTTTCTGGCGCGCCCGCTGGGCTCCGCGCTGTTCGGCCATTTTGGCGACCGCATCGGCCGTAAATCGACACTGGTCGCTTCTTTGCTGCTGATGGGCATCTGCACCACATTGATCGGCGTGCTGCCGGGCTATGAGGCCATAGGCTCATGGGCGCCGATCCTGCTGTGCGTCCTGCGTTTTGGCCAAGGGCTCGGACTGGGTGGCGAATGGGGCGGTGCCGCATTGCTCGCCACCGAGAACGCGCCAAAAGGCAAACGCGCCTGGTTCGGCATGTTCCCGCAACTCGGCCCTTCGATCGGTTTCCTCGCGGCCAACGGCCTGTTTCTGACGCTGGCCATGACCCTGACTGACGAACAATTTCGCTCCTGGGGCTGGCGCGTTCCGTTCCTGCTCAGCGCGGTGCTGGTCGTGATTGGTTTGTACGTGCGCCTGAAGCTGGAAGAAACACCGATCTTCGCCAAGGCCATCGCGCGCCACGAACGCCTGAAAATGCCGATTGCCGAATTGTTCTCGCAATACTGGGCGCCGATGCTGTTGGGCGCGGCGTCGATGGTGGTGTGTTACGCGCTGTTCTACATCTCCACCGTGTTCTCGCTGAGCTACGGGGTCAAGACGCTGGGCTACAGCCGTGAATCGTTCCTGGCCATGCTGTGCTTTGCCGTGCTGTTCATGGCACTGGCGACCCCGCTTTCGGCGTGGGCCAGTGACCGTTTCGGGCGCAGGCCGGTGCTGATCATCGGTGGCGTGCTGGCGATCCTGTCGGGTTTTCTGATGCAACCGCTGCTGACCCACGGCACGACCTGGGCCGTGACGCTGTTTCTGTCGATCGAGCTGTTCCTGATGGGCGTGACCTTCGCCCCGATGGGCGCGATGCTGCCGGAACTGTTTCCTACGCGCGTGCGTTATACCGGCGCGTCGGCGGCCTACAACATCGGTGGCATCGTCGGCGCTTCCGTCGCCCCGTTCTTCGCGCAGCAACTGGTGGAAATGGGTGGATTGAGCTGGGTCGGCGGCTATGTATCGGCAGCGGCACTGATCAGCGTCATCGCGGTGCTGTGTCTGAAAGAAACCCGCCACGCGGATCTGGACACGATCAGGTAA